TACCTGCTCGTCATGCTCCTCGGACTCGGCCTCTTCCCCTACCTCGGCAGACATTCGTTGGCAGCGACGATTGGCGTGATTCCTGGACTTTTGCTCAATGTCTCAGTCGCTCGTTGGACGCAGTACAGCTTCGTCGGGCACTACGACGCCCAGACGATCCCGTTCCTCATGATCGCCGCCGCGCACGGCCTTCGCGCCCTGACGACGCTCAACCGCACCATCGCGTTGACGGTCCCGTCGCTCGCGCTCTCGCTCATTCTGTGGGGCATCCCCGGCACCAAGACCGTCTGGCAGCGACTCGACGACTGGTGGCCCTCCGCCGACCGCCGCGCGACGATCGCCGAAGCGGTCGAGATGGCCGAGCGCTACCGCAACGCACCCGCGCTCACCGCGCACCATCGTCTCGGCCCGCACGTCGCCGGTCGGCCCAACTACGTCGCCGAACGCACCGGCCGAACCAAGGAGAAATGGGTCTGGTGGATCTCGACCCGTGCCCGCCCCGGCCACCTGTTCCTGATCCCGCGTGAGGACAACGCCTTCGTCAAGAGCGGCTTCCCCGGCCAGGTCCGCCGCAGCGGCTCGGCCGTCCTGATCGAACGCGGCAACTGCGTCGAACTCTGGCAATGGCCGTTGGATGCGCCCGCCCACGGCAACACGGAAGCCGCCCGCGCCTACGCCGCCTGGCTCCACGCCGGCGACGACGACGAACGATCGGAATACGACCCGTGACGTCGAAAGCGTTTCGACGTGCCTCGCTGGCTCCTCCAAACCTGCCGCCCTTCCGCGTCGAGCTGCTAGCGATTAGCGACTAGGGCCTAGGTCAGAGGAGGACGCATCCCTTTCCGACCTAGGCCCTAACCGCTAACAGCTAATCGCTTCCGGTCCTACGGCCTCGTCGCTTCGAGGTAGGCGTAGAGCGAGCCGTGGCGGGTTGGGGTGGGGAAGCGGTCGACGGTGGCGGTGGGGAAGATGTGGCGGAAGACGGTGAGGATCTCGTCGGCAGACGAGAGGTGTTCGTGCCGCATGAGGGTCTTGTAGCTGAAGCCGGTGCGGAGGCGGTAGGACAGGCCGGTCGTCAAGCGCCAGCCGAGGCCCCAGAGGAAGCCGCCTTCGCTGGGGATGCCGTGCTGCATCAGGCCGCCGGGGGCGAGGAGGTCGCGGCAGCGCTCCAGAACGGCCGGCAGGTCGGCGACGTGTTCCAGAACCGCGACGCTGATGATCCGCGAGTAACGCCGATCGGACGGCACGTCGGCGATGTCGGCGAAGACGTCGCGGACGGCCGAACGGTGCGGGCTGTCGGCGTACAGGTGCTCTTGCGGCTCGACGATGTCGAGGCCCCACTCGCCCAGGTGCGGCGACTCGTGCGGCACGTGGTTGAGCGTCCCGGCACCGAGTTCGAGCACTGGCCCCGCGATGCCGCCGGCGGCGACGCGCTCGTGCATCCAGCCCTCGGCACCCTGGGCCAGGCGGCTCATCAGGCCCTTGCCCTGCCGGTTCTTCTTGTACTCGTCCGCGTAGATCGCCGCCTGCTTTGGCGGGAGCGGGGGTCGCTCGCGTGGATAGCTCGCCAGCAGCTCGTCTGGCGTCACGGGGCGATCCTGTACTTCATCTTTTCCTTGCGGAGTGCGGCAATCTCGCGTTCGCGGGCGCGCAGCTCCTCGACCGTCGCCCGCTGGCCTGCGGCGTTGGTGGTCTTGCTCCCGGCGTGCAGGAGCATCTGACTCGTCTCGCCGAGCAGGACGAGGTACTTGATGCCGAAGACGAGGAACATCAGGAAGACCAGGAAGCCGCCGCACACGCTCAGGATCAAGACGCCCGCGGACTGTGCCGGCGTCGTCGTCAGGAACATCGCCAGAAGTGCCACGCCCAGCACGATCGCCGCTGCCGCGTAGACGACCAGCAGGCCGATCGCGACGACCTGCCCGCGATCCTCTACCGAAGGCTCACGGCCACGAATGCCGAGGTGCTGGAGATAAAACGCGGAAATCGGCAAGGCGGCGTATCCGACGAACTCCAGGACCAAAGCGATCGCGAGCAGCACCGTGATCCCACCCGCTCCGATCGGCGGACCGGCGGTCGACGTGATGACAGCGTCGATCAGCTGCACGCCGGCCGAGAGAAGCCCGGCGAACGCGCACAGTCGCACGGCCATGCGGAGCTTGGGCTTCAGGTCGATCTCCGACGGGTCCGGTTCCGACATGAGCCAGTAGCCGACGGCGAACGCTCCGAACTTGACGGCCGAGATCAGGCCTGCCACGACGAGCGAGCCGATCACGAAACTCTGGACCAAGTTTGCAAAAAAGGCCGCAATGACTGTCCAGAGCACGATCCGGCACCCAAGCGCCACCTTGTCGAGCCACTGCGAGTCGGCGAACCGCAGGTCGTCGGCACGGTCAGCCGCAACCTGGCTCAGGATGGGCGTACCGCACTCCGGACACTTTCCGCCGCGAGACAGGCCCATGAGGTTGTACCCGCATTTGCGGCACTTCTCTTCCTTCAACACCTTGGCGACGGCCGGCTTGGGCAGCTTGGGGGCGGGCGCCGCCTCTTCGTCGTCGTCGGAGAAGTCGTACCCGCCGTCGGCGGCGAGCTTGGTCGGGCGATCGGGCTGGATCGGGATCGGGTGGGCAATCTCCGCGATCGGAATCGGTGCCTTGGCATATGAAGCGTCGGTCGGCGAACGCCTGTCGAGCCCCTCGACGCCGAAACCGTCGTGCGCGAGCTCGTCGCGTGGATCGGGCGTCTCGTCTCGAACGAGCGGGACGATGTCGTCGTCGTCGGTCGGCGTCGGCTCCTCGCCGAGCAGTGGGACGAGCTCATCGTCGTCGTACGTCTTCTTCGGCCGCTGCTCGCCCACGAGTAGCAGCGTAACGATCAAGGGGCCGGCATTCGAGTGGGGTCGCGTAGGGTGGCTCGTGACGCGCGACACGCGGAACAACCTGATCTTCCTCGGCGTGCTGCTCGTCCTGACGCTGCCGCCGATGTTTCTGCTGGTCGGCAAGGCGTGGCGTGGCGAGGGCGGGCTGAATGCGACCCCGCCGGCCGCGAAGATCAAGACGGCCTACCTCAATCCCGTCGGCGTCGGGTCCGGCGTCATTCGCATCGTGCCGCCCGCGACGGATGCGTTTGTCGACGATCTGGCCCGCGACCTCACCGGCGAGCCGGCGTTTCGGTTGGCTAGTGCGGGCGGAAGGCCGTCGCCACTGATCGGTGAGGATTTTCGCCTGGAGCTTCTGGGTGAGCTCGACGACGAGACGCTGCTGGTCATCTGGCTCCACCGGGACGGAGCCGACCTCGACAGCGTCACGAGCCCGGCGGGTGGGATGCGCGTGGTCACGCACGTCGACGTGCCTTCAGAGGTTCGCAAAGAGCTCCAGGAGGGCCCGGCCTCTGCGATCATTTCGGGTTACTCTGGCTACGCCGCCCCGCCGCGACGGGTCGCTGTCGTCGCACTGAAGGGAACGGTGCCTGAGCGGTTGACGGTTTCGTGGAACCGCGGCGAGATGGCCGGGCAGGACACGATCGACCTTTCGGACGTGACCCCGACAAGGGCCTCGACGTTGCCGGCCTTGCCGAATGCCGATATACCAGCGTCCCAGCAGTATCCCCGATGACCCTTGCCAGTCCCACAGAAGCTCCCGTGACCGTTGCGAATCAGCCAGGCGCTGACCGTCCTGACGTGATGCGTCCACGCCGACCGATGCCCACGGTGCCGCTCGACGAGGCCGGACTCGCGTTGCGGTACGCGTGGTTGACGTACATCGCCGTCGCGCTCATCCCACCCGCCGCGATGATCGGGTCGATCTTCGTGCTGCTGTTCACCGGCAATGGGGCTACGAAAGAGGTAGACCACGTCGGGCACTTCTGGGGCGTCGTCTGGCTAGTCGGCGGGATGACCTTCATCGGCGTGACGCTGCCGGGGTCGTTTTACATTCGGCGTCAGCTGTGGAACGAGTACTACGCGGGCGATG
The sequence above is drawn from the Planctomycetota bacterium genome and encodes:
- a CDS encoding class I SAM-dependent methyltransferase, with translation MTPDELLASYPRERPPLPPKQAAIYADEYKKNRQGKGLMSRLAQGAEGWMHERVAAGGIAGPVLELGAGTLNHVPHESPHLGEWGLDIVEPQEHLYADSPHRSAVRDVFADIADVPSDRRYSRIISVAVLEHVADLPAVLERCRDLLAPGGLMQHGIPSEGGFLWGLGWRLTTGLSYRLRTGFSYKTLMRHEHLSSADEILTVFRHIFPTATVDRFPTPTRHGSLYAYLEATRP